Proteins encoded within one genomic window of Onychostoma macrolepis isolate SWU-2019 chromosome 11, ASM1243209v1, whole genome shotgun sequence:
- the mapkapk3 gene encoding MAP kinase-activated protein kinase 3 has protein sequence MLQNGKSQTDNADASEPEPEPEPKPETQSEKAEATESAASHPESESTDTDSTRFPLPVYPKLEIKRHALTEDYKVSSQVLGLGVNGKVVECYNKKTGQKCALKILYECPKAQREVELHWRVSGGPHIVRILSLYENMYRGKKCLLIIMECMEGGELFSRIQARGDQAFTEREASGIMRDIGLAIQYLHTMNIAHRDIKPENLLYNSKEDTGVLKLTDFGFAKETSLHNPLQTPCYTPYYVAPEVLGPEKYDKSCDMWSLGVIMYILLCGFPPFYSNTGQAISPGMKRRIRMGQYEFPKPEWAEVSEEAKQLINQLLKTDPNERMTIEQFMNHPWINQSMVVPQTPLHTTRVLTEDSEMWDEVKEELTSALATMRVDYEQVKIKDLDASSNPLLNKRRKKAATGEKSGGSGCSSQ, from the exons ATGCTTCAGAATGGAAAGTCTCAAACGGACAACGCGGACGCGTCCGAGCCGGAGCCGGAGCCGGAGCCAAAGCCTGAAACGCAAAGCGAGAAGGCAGAGGCGACCGAGAGCGCCGCGTCTCACCCAGAGAGCGAGTCCACAGACACCGACTCCACTCGGTTCCCCCTGCCCGTCTATCCCAAACTGGAAATCAAGCGTCATGCCTTGACCGAGGACTACAAAGTCTCCAGTCAAGTATTGGGTCTGGGTGTTAACGGCAAAGTGGTGGAGTGCTATAACAAGAAAACCGGACAAAAGTGCGCGCTGAAG aTTCTGTACGAGTGTCCCAAAGCCCAGAGAGAAGTGGAACTGCACTGGCGAGTATCCGGGGGGCCACATATAGTTCGGATCCTCAGCCTCTATGAAAACATGTATCGTGGGAAAAAGTGTCTTCTCATAATTATGGAATG TATGGAGGGGGGAGAGCTCTTTAGCAGAATTCAGGCCAGAGGAGACCAGGCCTTCACGGAGCGAG AGGCCTCTGGGATCATGAGAGACATCGGCTTAGCCATCCAGTATCTGCACACCATGAACATTGCACACAGAGACATCAAG CCGGAGAACCTGCTTTACAACAGTAAAGAAGACACTGGAGTTCTCAAATTAACAGACTTTGGCTTTGCTAAAGAGACTTCACTGCATAACCCATTACAGACGCCTTGCTACACACCGTATTATGTAG CACCAGAGGTTTTAGGCCCTGAGAAATACGACAAATCATGTGATATGTGGTCTCTGGGTGTGATCATGTACATCCT GTTGTGTGGATTCCCACCGTTCTACTCCAACACAGGACAGGCCATTTCACCGGGAATGAAGCGGCGTATTCGCATGGGCCAGTACGAGTTTCCCAAGCCGGAGTGGGCTGAAGTATCTGAGGAGG CTAAACAGTTGATTAACCAGCTATTGAAGACCGACCCCAATGAAAGAATGACCATTGAACAATTCATGAACCACCCCTGGATCAAT CAATCCATGGTGGTTCCCCAAACGCCTCTCCACACCACACGAGTGCTGACAGAAGACAGCGAGATGTGGGACGAGGTCAAG GAAGAGTTAACCAGTGCATTGGCCACCATGCGCGTAGATTACGAGCAGGTGAAGATTAAGGACTTGGATGCCTCCAGTAACCCCTTGCTGAACAAGAGACGCAAGAAAGCAGCGACAGGGGAGAAGAGTGGAGGAAGTGGATGCAGTAGCCAGTGA